The nucleotide sequence AGACAAAAAAGTTAGATAATATGATTAAAAATGGTATAAATTTAAATTTTCTTACAGTTGATATACAAGGTAAACAGTATTTAAATATTCGAGGGCTTGAGAAAATATTTGATATAAATGTAAATTATATTGAAGACACTAATACTTTAATAATAGACAGACTTAAAGATGCTATTAAAGTTGGAAAGATTAAGTCTAATACCTATCTTAGACCTAAAAAATCTTCCTTCAGTTTTGTAATGGACAAGCTTCAGGAAGGTGAAGAAGTAATAGTTTTTGAAGAAAATGAAAAATGGATTAAAGTAAGAACACAAAAAGGCTATGTAGGATATGTTCTAAAGAAGATAATTGATATCAAAGCAGAAAATGTAAGGCTAGATAGAAAAATTAATAATATTAGACAAAATGTAATGATAGATGGAAAAATAAATTTGGTTTGGGACTATGTATATAAATATTCTAAAGATTTATCAAAAGAAAATAAGATAGAAGGACTAGATATAATATCTCCAACTTGGTTTTCGATTGATTCAAATGGGTATATAATAAACAACGGAGATTATAGTTATGTTAACCAAGCACATAAAAAAGGATATAAAGTATGGGCCCTTATAGATAATCAATTTAATAGGGATTTGACAAAACAATTTTTAAAAAGTAGACAAGCTCAAGAGAATTTAATAAAACAGTTAGTTGTATATTCAAGCATATATGATCTAGATGGAATAAATATAGATTTTGAAAATGTATATTATGAAGATAAAGACAGATTGACGGAGTTTGTAAAAAAACTTACTGAGACTTTGAAGCAGCAGAACATAATAGTTTCTATGGATATGACAGTACCTTCAACAAATCCGAATTGGTCTAAGTTTTATGATAGAGAAAAATTAAGTAAAATATTAGATTACTGTATAGTTATGACCTATGATGAACATTGGGCGACAAGTCCAAAAAGTGGTTCTGTAGCTTCAATAGGATGGGTAATAAATGGAATACAAAATAGTCTTAAATATATACCAGAAAAGAAGCTAATAATGGGATTACCTTTTTATACAAGGCAATGGGAAGAGTATAAAGATAATAAAGGAAGGCTTAGAGTTAAATCAAAGGTATTAACTATGGAAGAGGTAGAAAAGATAATAAAAGAGAACAATTTAGAAGTAATTTGGCTTAAAGAAGAAGGACAGCATTATACTGAGTACTTCAGAGAAGGCAAAAAATATAGAATATGGATAGAAGATGATAAATCTATAGAGCTTAAAGCCAAATTGGTTTACAGATATAATTTGGCAGGTGTTGCAAGCTGGAGAAAGGGGTTTGAAAAAGAAAGTATTTGGACAGTTTTAAATGATATTATAAAAGTGAATAATAAAGATATTGGAAATTCTGTTATTAGTTTTAATGGGTTGAATTAAAAGGATATAAATGATATTATTATATAAGTTGTGTGTATTTTTCCACAATTTAGGCAAAAAATGTTAGAAGGGGAATTTATATGGCGTATAAATTAAATGGAGAAAATTTAAAAAAAATAATTGAAAATAAACGCCAAGAACTTAATGAGCTTTTATCTAAAGAAAATGTAGACAAAGAAAAGGTTTTAAAATTAAGTATGCAATTAGATGAATTGATATACGAATATTATTGTATTAATAAAGCATAAGATAGATTAAATATGTTTCTGCTTTTAGTGGAAACATATTTTCTTTTTTTGATATAATATTTTAAGATATGCCGTATAGTGGTATTAGGAAATAATTTAGCTACTTCAGATTGGGGGGAAGGCAATTGAAAATTGGAATTCCAAAAGCACTTTTGTATTATTACTATGGACCTTTTTGGAAGACTTTTTTTGAAGAGCTTGAAATGGAAGTGGTAGTTTCAGAGGACACGAACAAGAAACTTATAAATGAGGGTATAAAGGCATCTGTCCCTGAAATATGTGTTCCTATAAAAATCTTTATAGGGCATTGTATTGATTTAATAAAAAAGGATGTAGATTATATATTTGTACCACGGATGATTTCTATATATAAAGGAGAGGTATTTTGTCCTAAGTTTATGGGACTCCCAGATATGCTTATACATGGAGTAGAAGGAATGGAAGACAAAGTACTTACTTGTCATATAGAATCGAAAAGTGATGATATATCAGATTATAGAAATTATATCGACATTGCTGAAAAACTTGCTTTACCGCATGATAAATTAAAGAAAGCGTGCAGAGTTGCATCAGAGAAATGGTATAGATTTAGAGAGTATAATAAAAAAGGATACCATGTTTTAGAAGCTATTGACATGGTTAATAATAGTGTTAAAATAGAAAGCACAAAAAGATCTGATAGTGATGTGAAATTAGGTATATTAGGGTATGTATATAACATGTATGATAGCTTTGTTAATATGAATGTAATAGACAAGCTAAAAAGTTTAAATGTTGATTTTATAACTTTTGATATGATAGATGAAAGTGAATTAAGAAAATATATCGATGATATGGATAAGGCATTATTTTGGACATTCAGCAATAAACTTTTAGGGGCGGGATATAAATTTTTTAGAGAGAATGAAGTAGATGGTATAATACATATTACAGCATTTGGTTGTGGCCCTGATTCATTTTTAGGAAAACTCTTTGAAATAGAGTCAGATGATACAAAACTACCTTTTATGACTATAAGGGTAGATGAGCATACAGGTGAAAATCATCTACAAACTAGAATAGAAGCTTTTGTAGACATGATAAGAAGAAAAAAAGCAAAAGTAATGCAATGGGGGGATAAGATTGAAGGTAGCATTTCCTTATATGGGGACAGTAGTTGTTTATAAAAAGCTTTTAGAGCTTCTAGGGCATGAAGTTGTAGTTCCTCCAAGACCATCTCAAAAAACGATAGATTTAGGTGTTAAATATAGTCCTGAATTTGCTTGCTTTCCATTTAAGGTTATAATAGGGAGTTATATAGAAGCTTGTGAAATGGGAGTAGATACTATTGTAACAAGTGGTGGACATGGTCCGTGCAGAGCTGGTTTCTATGGGGAAATACATAAAAGAATTTTACATAAAATGGGCTATGATGTAGATGTAATTATATTCGATGCAATAAATAGAGACAAAGATAGATTTATAGAAAATGTAAAGAAAGTTAAAGGCAAAAATTCATGGCTTAAATTAGCCAAGGCAATAAGATTTACTTATGATTTACTGAAGCAAATAGACGTTTTTGATAAGGAAATACATAGAATAAAACCGTACGAAGAAGTACCTGGTTCTGCATACAGGGCTTGGCAGGAAATACAAAAAGAATTTGATTCAGCATATGATAAGAAACAATTGAAAAAGGCTGTTGATAGAAGTAAGGAAATAATAAATTCTATTCGTTTAAAGAAAGTTGATGAAAGAGAGAAAATTAGGATTGGAATAGTAGGAGAAATCTATGTTGTTATGGAGCCATCGATAAATATGGAAATAGAAAAGGTTCTAGGAGAATTAGGATGTGAAGTAGAGAGATCTCAATACCTGTCAGAATGGGTTGATTTTAATCTTATGCCTAGCTTTTTAAAGAAAACACATGAAGAAGAAGTATTGAAAAAAGGTGAAAAATATATAGAGATAATTATAGGTGGTCATGCAAAGCAAACAGTTGGTTTTATTGTTGATTTTAAGGATAGAGGATTTGATGGAGTAATTCATTTAATGCCTTTTGCTTGCTTACCTGAGCTTGTATCTCAGAGTATAATACCTAAAATATCTAAAGAGCATGATATACCGGTGCTTACTTTATCTATAGACGAACAGACTGGTAAAGCAAATAATTTAACTAGAATAGAAGCATTTATAGATTTAATAAGAAACAAAAAACTAGGTAAGTTTGTAGTTTAGAAGGGGGAAAACAAAATGGTTAGGGCTTATATAGGTATTGATGTAGGTTCAGTAAGTACGAATATTATAGTACTTGATGAAAATAATGAAGTTTTATTTAAGTTATATGAAAGGACAAATGGTCAGCCATTAGAAACTATTAAAAAAGGGTTAAAAAAATTAAAAGATGAATTAGGAAAAAATATTGTTGTAAGTGGAGTAGGTACTACTGGAAGTGGTAGACAACTTGCAGGAGTTATGATTGGGGCAGATATTGTTAAAAATGAGATTACAGCTCATGCTGTGGCTACTGTTCATTATGTTCCAAATGTTAGGACAATTTTTGAAATAGGGGGACAAGATTCAAAAATAATCTTAATAAAGGACCAGATGGTTGTGGACTTTGCAATGAATACTGTATGTGCAGCAGGTACGGGTTCATTTTTAGATCATCAAGCAGAGAGATTAGGAATACCTATAGAAGAATTTGGAGAACTTGCTTTGACTTCAAAAAATGATGTAAGAATAGCAGGAAGATGTACTGTATTTGCTGAGTCAGATATGATAGCAAAGCAGCAATATGGATTTTCTAAAGCTGATATAATAAAGGGACTATGTAATGCATTAGTGAGAAATTATATAAATAATTTAGGCAGAGGCAAAAAACTAGAACCTCCATATGTTTTTCAAGGAGGAGTAGCAGCTAATGTTGGTATAAAAGCTGCTTTTGAAAGAGAAGTAGGACATGAAGTAGTAGTTCCTAAATATTATAATGTAATGGGAGCAATAGGTGCAGCACTATTAGCTAAAGAAGCAGTAAAAGAAAAGGGAAAAACCAATTTCAGAGGTTTTGATTCACTTAAAACTAATTTTGTTCCTTCAAGCTTTATTTGTACTGGATGTTCAAACACGTGCGAGGTTATCAAGGTTGAAATGGATGGAACACCTATAGCTATGTGGGGAGATAGGTGTGGTATGTGGACAGAAAAAGTAAAACAGGCAATATAAGTAGCGGACAGGTGACAGTTTGCAGTGGACAGTTAACAATAAATAGCTAACAGCTATCGGGGCTGTTAGCTATTTTCAATTTCTAATTTTACATTTTCAATTTTAAATTTCTTTATCCAGTATCCAGCACCAAGTACCTAGTACCAAGTACCCAGTACCTAGCGACGCAGTCGCTTTTACTTAGGCTTACTTATAAACATTTCAGTAATCAAATTTCCATATTTACTACTTTTTTCAATTCCAACACCTATATGTGTGAAATTAGGATTTAAAATGTTGTCTCTATGACCTTTAGAATTCATAAAAGAATTATGAGCATTCTCTATTGAACGATTTGCTGCAATATTTTCACCTGCTGCTAAAAATTTAATTCCAAAGCTTTTCATCATATCAAATGGACTACCGTAAGTAGGAGAGTAGTGGCTAAAATAATCGTTTTTCTCCATATCTTGAGATTTAATTCTAGCTACTCTAGTAAGCTCCTTGTCTACTTGTAAAGGTTTTAGATTTCTTTTAATTCTTTCATTATTTATTAATGTTACCATTCTCTGTTCTTCATCTGTAAGTCTATAAACTTCCTTAACTTGCTTTTCTTCATTTTCTACAACAACAGGTTTAGCATTATCTGAAGCTACACAGCCAACCTTATTGTTAGGGAGCTTCACCACATACCAATTTCCGAATTTACCTATAACATCTACTATATCTCCTTTTTTAAGTTTTGCTACTACTGGGAAATTAGTCCCTTTACCAGATCTTACATTACAGTCATCAACTGTTATCTTAATATTTTCAATATTTGCAGTATCAAATATTGAAGAAGTTTTACTTTGCATTTGTATAGGTTTCTTACTTGGAGCAGTGCAGGATACTAAAAAAAGTGTTAAAATTAACAATATAGCAAATGTTTTTTTCATTTTAATACCTCCATATAAAAATAGTTTAAATATATTTTTTGCAAAAAAAATTAATTTTATTTAATTTTATAGTGTAAAGTTTCTATAATTAATTATTCCAATTCCTTAGAAAAATAAATTAGTTTACCGAATATATATTAGGGTCACATCTAATTTTGTTCATAAGCGAGGTGACAAAATGCTGTTTAGAAAATCACTAGAAGATAGAGTAGAAAAAGCTAAAAAAGACGCTGAAGAATTAAATAACTTGATTAAGGAATATAAACCATTTATAGCTAGTACAATTCAAAAA is from Caloranaerobacter sp. TR13 and encodes:
- a CDS encoding glycosyl hydrolase family 18 protein codes for the protein MLKKGLIFVSVVTIMTVLSVLGLLYFKSYEPQNIAKAYLENEANIVIEDIALKSEVYSVIEGDRIYIPVEIIKGYLNSDVVLDEDDNRLYLQIKNPVFKLETKKLDNMIKNGINLNFLTVDIQGKQYLNIRGLEKIFDINVNYIEDTNTLIIDRLKDAIKVGKIKSNTYLRPKKSSFSFVMDKLQEGEEVIVFEENEKWIKVRTQKGYVGYVLKKIIDIKAENVRLDRKINNIRQNVMIDGKINLVWDYVYKYSKDLSKENKIEGLDIISPTWFSIDSNGYIINNGDYSYVNQAHKKGYKVWALIDNQFNRDLTKQFLKSRQAQENLIKQLVVYSSIYDLDGINIDFENVYYEDKDRLTEFVKKLTETLKQQNIIVSMDMTVPSTNPNWSKFYDREKLSKILDYCIVMTYDEHWATSPKSGSVASIGWVINGIQNSLKYIPEKKLIMGLPFYTRQWEEYKDNKGRLRVKSKVLTMEEVEKIIKENNLEVIWLKEEGQHYTEYFREGKKYRIWIEDDKSIELKAKLVYRYNLAGVASWRKGFEKESIWTVLNDIIKVNNKDIGNSVISFNGLN
- a CDS encoding acyl-CoA dehydratase activase — its product is MVRAYIGIDVGSVSTNIIVLDENNEVLFKLYERTNGQPLETIKKGLKKLKDELGKNIVVSGVGTTGSGRQLAGVMIGADIVKNEITAHAVATVHYVPNVRTIFEIGGQDSKIILIKDQMVVDFAMNTVCAAGTGSFLDHQAERLGIPIEEFGELALTSKNDVRIAGRCTVFAESDMIAKQQYGFSKADIIKGLCNALVRNYINNLGRGKKLEPPYVFQGGVAANVGIKAAFEREVGHEVVVPKYYNVMGAIGAALLAKEAVKEKGKTNFRGFDSLKTNFVPSSFICTGCSNTCEVIKVEMDGTPIAMWGDRCGMWTEKVKQAI
- a CDS encoding aspartyl-phosphate phosphatase Spo0E family protein, with translation MAYKLNGENLKKIIENKRQELNELLSKENVDKEKVLKLSMQLDELIYEYYCINKA
- a CDS encoding CAP domain-containing protein; the protein is MKKTFAILLILTLFLVSCTAPSKKPIQMQSKTSSIFDTANIENIKITVDDCNVRSGKGTNFPVVAKLKKGDIVDVIGKFGNWYVVKLPNNKVGCVASDNAKPVVVENEEKQVKEVYRLTDEEQRMVTLINNERIKRNLKPLQVDKELTRVARIKSQDMEKNDYFSHYSPTYGSPFDMMKSFGIKFLAAGENIAANRSIENAHNSFMNSKGHRDNILNPNFTHIGVGIEKSSKYGNLITEMFISKPK
- a CDS encoding acyl-CoA dehydratase activase-related protein, with product MKVAFPYMGTVVVYKKLLELLGHEVVVPPRPSQKTIDLGVKYSPEFACFPFKVIIGSYIEACEMGVDTIVTSGGHGPCRAGFYGEIHKRILHKMGYDVDVIIFDAINRDKDRFIENVKKVKGKNSWLKLAKAIRFTYDLLKQIDVFDKEIHRIKPYEEVPGSAYRAWQEIQKEFDSAYDKKQLKKAVDRSKEIINSIRLKKVDEREKIRIGIVGEIYVVMEPSINMEIEKVLGELGCEVERSQYLSEWVDFNLMPSFLKKTHEEEVLKKGEKYIEIIIGGHAKQTVGFIVDFKDRGFDGVIHLMPFACLPELVSQSIIPKISKEHDIPVLTLSIDEQTGKANNLTRIEAFIDLIRNKKLGKFVV
- a CDS encoding acyl-CoA dehydratase activase-related protein, with the translated sequence MKIGIPKALLYYYYGPFWKTFFEELEMEVVVSEDTNKKLINEGIKASVPEICVPIKIFIGHCIDLIKKDVDYIFVPRMISIYKGEVFCPKFMGLPDMLIHGVEGMEDKVLTCHIESKSDDISDYRNYIDIAEKLALPHDKLKKACRVASEKWYRFREYNKKGYHVLEAIDMVNNSVKIESTKRSDSDVKLGILGYVYNMYDSFVNMNVIDKLKSLNVDFITFDMIDESELRKYIDDMDKALFWTFSNKLLGAGYKFFRENEVDGIIHITAFGCGPDSFLGKLFEIESDDTKLPFMTIRVDEHTGENHLQTRIEAFVDMIRRKKAKVMQWGDKIEGSISLYGDSSCL